Proteins from a genomic interval of Gossypium hirsutum isolate 1008001.06 chromosome A09, Gossypium_hirsutum_v2.1, whole genome shotgun sequence:
- the LOC107889436 gene encoding protein YLS9-like, with protein MAEKQAHLNGAYYGPSVPPAPANYRSHRRSSGCGCGCCLLKLLLKIIITLVIIIGLAVLIFWLIFRPNEVKFHVTDVSLNEFNLDVNNTLRYDLAVNITVRNPNRRIGVHYDRIEARAYYEDQRFNTQTLPSFYQGHKNTSFLNPVFKGEHLVILGADETAEFNEERASNIYSIDVKLHLRIRFKVGSVRTGRFRPKVSCDLKVPLNAANATFSTTKCDWDF; from the coding sequence ATGGCGGAGAAACAAGCTCATCTCAATGGAGCCTACTATGGCCCCTCAGTTCCACCAGCTCCCGCGAATTACCGCAGCCATCGTCGTAGCTCGGGTTGCGGATGCGGCTGCTGTCTCCTGAAGCTACTGTTGAAAATCATAATCACCCTTGTCATCATTATTGGCCTTGCAGTTCTCATCTTCTGGCTCATCTTCCGCCCCAACGAGGTCAAGTTCCATGTGACTGACGTCTCGCTCAACGAGTTCAACCTCGACGTTAACAACACCTTGCGTTACGACCTTGCTGTCAATATCACAGTGCGCAACCCAAACAGGAGAATCGGAGTACACTATGATCGGATCGAGGCTAGGGCTTACTACGAGGACCAACGTTTCAATACCCAAACTTTGCCCTCGTTTTATCAAGGACACAAGAACACTAGTTTCTTGAACCCTGTATTCAAGGGCGAGCATCTGGTTATCCTTGGTGCGGATGAAACTGCGGAGTTCAATGAAGAGAGGGCTAGTAATATTTACAGCATTGATGTGAAGCTGCATTTGAGGATAAGGTTCAAGGTTGGAAGCGTGAGGACTGGCAGGTTCAGGCCAAAGGTTTCTTGTGACTTGAAGGTTCCATTGAACGCAGCCAATGctaccttttccaccaccaagtGCGATTGGGATTTCTGA